A stretch of the Sphingobacterium thalpophilum genome encodes the following:
- a CDS encoding superoxide dismutase produces the protein MNKFQLPKLPYDYAALEPYFDQQTMHIHHQRHHQAYVDNLNKAILGTEVEEAELVDILKAVSKYGYAVRNNAGGHYNHTLFWQTLSPNAKKKPTGRLADEINAAFGSLDELKTKLKEAGLMQFGSGWVWLYVKYNGGLNIAATANQDNPLMDTQIVNRGYPILGIDVWEHAYYLKYQNRRADYLDAFWSVLDWSVVENNYESVITQIS, from the coding sequence ATGAACAAATTTCAATTACCTAAGCTGCCCTACGACTATGCGGCGCTTGAACCTTATTTTGATCAGCAGACCATGCATATCCACCATCAACGCCATCACCAAGCTTATGTTGATAATTTGAACAAGGCTATCTTGGGAACTGAAGTGGAAGAAGCAGAGTTAGTTGATATTTTAAAAGCTGTGAGTAAATATGGATATGCAGTCCGCAATAATGCTGGAGGCCATTATAATCATACGTTATTTTGGCAAACACTGTCGCCGAATGCCAAAAAGAAACCGACTGGCAGGCTTGCAGATGAAATTAATGCAGCTTTCGGTTCCTTGGACGAGCTTAAGACGAAATTGAAAGAGGCTGGGCTTATGCAGTTTGGCTCGGGCTGGGTATGGCTGTACGTGAAGTATAATGGAGGGCTAAATATCGCTGCTACAGCAAACCAAGATAATCCTTTGATGGATACACAGATCGTAAATAGGGGATATCCCATCTTGGGTATTGATGTCTGGGAACATGCCTATTATCTAAAATATCAGAATAGAAGAGCTGATTACCTGGACGCATTCTGGTCGGTTCTGGATTGGTCTGTAGTTGAGAACAATTATGAATCTGTTATTACGCAAATTTCCTAA
- a CDS encoding DUF2480 family protein, producing MFVNKVKNSGILPLDLIDFRTDLEIVSFDIKNLLFQGLIVKEKEFKAALAAVDMANFAGKAVAFTCSTDAIIPSWIYLSLADKFHKAVAYYDFKTVELLRLDLWKKQILAADFSSYKDQKVVIRARSDIPESLYLLAAGRLIPIVKALMYGEVGMPKVIFKRID from the coding sequence ATGTTTGTCAACAAGGTAAAGAACTCTGGGATCCTGCCTTTAGATCTGATTGATTTCAGGACCGATCTCGAAATTGTTTCGTTTGATATTAAAAACCTGCTTTTTCAAGGTTTAATTGTCAAAGAGAAAGAATTTAAAGCAGCTTTGGCTGCTGTTGATATGGCTAACTTCGCTGGGAAGGCAGTAGCGTTCACCTGCTCCACTGATGCTATTATTCCCTCGTGGATCTACCTGTCTCTAGCAGATAAGTTTCATAAAGCCGTGGCCTATTATGATTTTAAGACTGTTGAATTATTGAGATTGGATTTATGGAAAAAGCAAATTTTAGCGGCTGACTTTAGCTCCTATAAAGATCAAAAAGTCGTTATTAGAGCGCGTTCCGACATCCCAGAATCTCTTTATCTGCTTGCGGCAGGACGGCTGATTCCAATTGTAAAAGCACTGATGTATGGAGAGGTCGGTATGCCCAAGGTAATTTTTAAACGAATTGATTAA
- a CDS encoding NADPH-dependent FMN reductase, with the protein MMKALIFNGALERRLESTSGVVSEYIAGQLQRRDIQYTVFNLADAGIPLFDMSLHRIPNSVKIMNNLFLEADVHFWLAPLYHGSIPGVMKNCLDWLEVSAKNKPAYLTDKRVGMICWADGAHALQGINTMDAIAKSLRAWSLPFSVPIVKSTLFESASPRVISSSYAYKFDVLVDIATNNMHWSIKT; encoded by the coding sequence ATGATGAAAGCATTGATATTTAATGGTGCCTTGGAAAGAAGACTAGAGTCTACTTCAGGCGTAGTATCGGAATACATCGCCGGGCAATTGCAGCGGCGTGATATCCAGTATACTGTTTTTAATCTGGCGGATGCTGGCATTCCGCTGTTTGATATGAGTCTACATCGAATCCCGAATAGTGTCAAAATCATGAACAATCTTTTTCTGGAAGCAGATGTGCATTTTTGGCTGGCTCCTTTGTATCATGGAAGCATCCCTGGAGTCATGAAAAACTGTCTGGACTGGCTTGAAGTAAGTGCGAAGAATAAGCCTGCCTATCTTACTGACAAACGGGTGGGGATGATATGTTGGGCTGACGGAGCGCATGCTTTGCAGGGGATCAACACTATGGATGCTATAGCTAAATCGCTAAGAGCCTGGTCGTTGCCTTTTAGCGTTCCTATTGTAAAGTCCACGCTATTTGAAAGTGCTTCTCCAAGAGTAATTTCCTCTAGCTACGCGTACAAGTTTGACGTATTAGTCGATATTGCGACCAATAACATGCATTGGTCAATCAAAACATAA